A part of Caretta caretta isolate rCarCar2 chromosome 1, rCarCar1.hap1, whole genome shotgun sequence genomic DNA contains:
- the LOC125629996 gene encoding histone H3: MARTKQTARKSTGGKAPRKQLATKAARKSAPATGGVKKPHRYRPGTVALREIRRYQKSTELLIRKLPFQRLVREIAQDFKTDLRFQSSAVMALQEASEAYLVGLFEDTNLCAIHAKRVTIMPKDIQLARRIRGERA; this comes from the coding sequence ATGGCCAGGACCAAGCAGACTGCCCGTAAATCTACCGGTGGCAAAGCCCCTCGTAAACAGTTGGCTACTAAGGCTGCTCGGAAGAGCGCGCCTGCCACTGGGGGAGTGAAAAAGCCCCATCGTTATCGCCCCGGTACTGTGGCCCTACGAGAGATTCGCCGTTATCAGAAATCTACTGAGCTGCTCATCCGCAAGTTgcccttccagcgcctggtgcgTGAAATCGCCCAGGATTTCAAGACTGACTTGCGCTTCCAGAGTTCGGCTGTTATGGCCCTGCAGGAGGCTAGTGAGGCATATCTAGTTGGTCTCTTCGAGGATACCAACCTATGTGCTATTCATGCTAAGAGAGTCACGATTATGCCTAAGGACATCCAGTTGGCCCGGCGCATCCGTGGGGAAAGAGCGTAA
- the LOC125629995 gene encoding histone H4, with translation MSGRGKGGKGLGKGGAKRHRKVLRDNIQGITKPAIRRLARRGGVKRISGLIYEETRGVLKVFLENVIRDAVTYTEHAKRKTVTAMDVVYALKRQGRTLYGFGG, from the coding sequence ATGTCTGGTCGTGGGAAGGGAGGCAAGGGTCTCGGAAAAGGAGGCGCTAAGCGTCATAGAAAGGTGCTGAGGGACAATATCCAGGGCATAACCAAGCCAGCAATTCGGCGTTTGGCTCGTCGTGGGGGTGTAAAGCGCATTTCGGGCCTCATTTATGAAGAGACTCGGGGAGTGCTGAAAGTATTTTTGGAGAACGTGATCCGAGATGCTGTTACTTACACTGAGCATGCGAAGCGGAAGACTGTGACTGCTATGGACGTTGTTTATGCACTGAAGCGTCAAGGTCGTACTCTGTACGGATTTGGAGGCTAA
- the LOC125630012 gene encoding histone H2B 8 → MPEPAKSAPAPKKGSKKAVTKTQKKGDKKRRKTRKESYSIYVYKVLKQVHPDTGISSKAMGIMNSFVNDIFERIAGEASRLAHYNKRSTITSREIQTAVRLLLPGELAKHAVSEGTKAVTKYTSSK, encoded by the coding sequence ATGCCAGAGCCGGCAaaatctgctcctgcccccaaaaAGGGCTCGAAGAAAGCTGTGACCAAGACTCAGAAGAAAGGagataagaaaaggagaaagacCAGGAAGGAGAGTTACTCTATCTACGTGTATAAGGTATTGAAGCAAGTTCATCCTGACACCGGTATCTCCTCTAAGGCGATGGGGATCATGAACTCCTTTGTAAATGACATATTTGAACGTATTGCTGGGGAAGCGTCTCGCCTGGCGCATTACAACAAGCGCTCGACCATCACTTCCCGGGAGATCCAGACCGCTGTGCGCCTGCTTCTGCCGGGGGAGCTGGCCAAACACGCCGTGTCTGAGGGCACTAAGGCCGTCACAAAGTACACTAGTTCTAAGTAA
- the LOC125629987 gene encoding histone H1.01, translated as MSETAPVATPAVSAPGAKTSAKKPKKAAGGSKARKPSGPSVTELITKAVSASKERKGLSLAALKKVLAAGGYDVEKNNSRIKLGLKSLVSKTILVQTKGTGASGSFKLNRKPGETKEKAPKKKPAAKPKKPVAKKPASAAKKPKKAVAVKKSPKKAKKPAASAAKKAAKSPKKAKPAKPKKAAKSPAKAKAVKPKAAKPKPTKTKAGKGKKAAPKKK; from the coding sequence ATGTCGGAAACTGCGCCTGTTGCCACTCCTGCTGTGTCCGCTCCTGGGGCAAAAACCTCTGCTAAAAAGCCGAAAAAGGCGGCAGGAGGTTCAAAAGCGCGCAAGCCTTCGGGTCCGAGCGTGACCGAGCTGATCACCAAGGCGGTGTCCGCATCCAAGGAGCGCAAAGGGCTCTCCTTGGCCGCTCTTAAGAAGGTTTTGGCTGCCGGAGGGTACGATGTGGAGAAGAACAACAGCCGCATCAAGTTAGGACTTAAGAGTCTGGTGAGCAAAACGATTTTGGTGCAGACAAAAGGTACCGGTGCCTCTGGTTCTTTCAAACTTAACAGGAAGCCGGGTGAGACTAAGGAGAAGGCACCGAAGAAGAAGCCAGCGGCAAAGCCTAAGAAACCAGTTGCCAAGAAACCCGCCAGCGCTGCCAAGAAACCCAAAAAGGCTGTGGCCGTGAAAAAGAGCCCGAAAAAAGCCAAAAAACCAGCGGCTTCCGCAGCCAAGAAAGCGGCCAAGAGCCCCAAAAAGGCCAAACCTGCCAAGCCCAAAAAGGCAGCTAAGAGCCCGGCTAAGGCCAAGGCGGTGAAGCCTAAGGCTGCCAAGCCGAAGCCAACCAAAACTAAAGCAGGAAAGGGTAAGAAGGCAGCGCCCAAGAAGAAGTAA